The genomic DNA ACTTTTTACACCACCAAAAATAATAACCGCAACTAATGCAGCTAATACAATACCAACAATATAACGCTCTAAGCCAAATGCATTTTCAAATGCTAATGTTACTGTATTTGCTTGTACTGAGTTGAAAATTAAACCGTAACTAATTGTAATCAGAATAGAGAACCAAATCCCCATCCAACGTTTATTTAAACCTTTTTCCATATAATAAGCAGGACCACCACGGAAGCCACTGCCATCTTTTATTTTATAAATTTGCGCAAGCGTACTTTCTACGAAACTTGAAGAAGCACCGATAATCGCAATAACCCACATCCAAAATACAGCTCCAGGCCCTCCCATAGAAATAGCTAACGCTACACCAGCTAAGTTCCCGATACCAATACGAGCTGCAGAACTCATACAAAATGCTTGGAACGATGATACACTGCCCTTTTTACGTGTCTTGCCAGTTAGTCCATCACTCATTAAACGAATCATTTCTCCTAAATGAGTAAGCTGTACGAATTTCAATTTAATAGAAAAATAAAGCCCTAAACCAATTAACATTGCAATAAGAATATATGACCAAAGAATCGTATTCGTTGATGAAACGAATTGTTCCAAAATATTCATACAATTAACCCCTCCTTTTCTCCATAAAACGAATTATATTTAAAAAACATTCAAAAATCAACATTTTTCGACAATTTGCAATTTCCAAATATTAGCCAAGCGCGAAGTAACAATATCTTTATGACTCTCCTCCCTCTAACTGTGCATACTAAAACAAAAAATAAATCTACAAACTACCCCATTGACAAAAACACCTACCTGTAACTATAATGATTACAACAGGTTGTAACAAACCTAATTACAATACATTCATTCACTTTCAGATATACAATTTAACAAAACACTTTGGAGGGATTTATTATGAAAATCGGAATTATCGGAGCAACTGGTAAAGCAGGAAGTCGTATTTTAAAAGAAGCATTAGATCGTGGACATGAAGTAACTGCAATCGTAAGAAACGCTGCAAAAATTACAGAAGAAAACGTAAAAGTTTTAGAAAAAGACGTATTTTCTCTTACATCTAACGACCTACAAGCATTCGACGTAGTTGTAAATGCATTTGGCGCTCCAGCAGGGCAAGAACACCTTCACGTAGATGCAGGAAACGTACTTATTGAAGCTGTGAAAGGTGCACCAAATACAAAATTACTTGTAGTTGGCGGAGCAGGAAGCTTATTTGTAGACGAAGAAAAAACAACACGTGTATTTGATACACCAGGTTTCCCAGGCGAATACCTTGCAACAGCTCAAAACCAAGGTAAAAACTTAGAAATCTTGCAACAAACAAATGATATCACTTGGACATTCATCAGCCCTTCTGCACTATTCGCATTAGGAAAACGCACTGGTTCTTACAAAGCTGGCAAAGACAATCTTCTTGTTAACTCAAAAGGTGATAGCTACGTAAGTTACGAGGACTTCGCAGTTGCAGCACTTGATGAAATCGAAAATCCAAAACATGTAAACGAACGCTTCACAGTTGTTTCTGAAGCTGAATAATAAAAAAGCTCGTAAAACATAATGTTTTACGAGCTTTTTCTTATTATCGTACTTGCTCTAAGCCATTTTGAGTAATCTTGAAGGAAATCTCTTTAAATTTTTTCGCATCCCCTTTTCCAATTAACTCACCAGTTTTATACCAACTTAAACGATCAGATTCTGCATGATACACTTTTACTACATCACCATACTCGAACATCATACCATTTACTTGCTCAGCAAAATTCTTTGAAGTTTCTTGTCCTTCTGCTGTTACATGTTTTTTCTCCGTTCCATTTTGATCATATAGGGTAATTCCCATATATAATTCATTGTTAAAGTAACTATGAATTTGTTCATTTGTAGACGTTACATGTAGTTTCTTATCATCATGATTTAACGTTACAATAGAACGAATATCATCACCCAGCCCTTGGTATACAAGACTATCTCCATATGTTACTTCTACTGGTACTTCCGTTACTTTCTTATTTCCAAAACGGTCTTTCGTTTCTACTTTTACTGTTTGTTTACCGATTTTTGTTGTA from Bacillus cereus G9842 includes the following:
- a CDS encoding NAD(P)-dependent oxidoreductase, with the protein product MKIGIIGATGKAGSRILKEALDRGHEVTAIVRNAAKITEENVKVLEKDVFSLTSNDLQAFDVVVNAFGAPAGQEHLHVDAGNVLIEAVKGAPNTKLLVVGGAGSLFVDEEKTTRVFDTPGFPGEYLATAQNQGKNLEILQQTNDITWTFISPSALFALGKRTGSYKAGKDNLLVNSKGDSYVSYEDFAVAALDEIENPKHVNERFTVVSEAE